The Rhipicephalus sanguineus isolate Rsan-2018 chromosome 7, BIME_Rsan_1.4, whole genome shotgun sequence genome includes a window with the following:
- the LOC119400127 gene encoding aminoacyl tRNA synthase complex-interacting multifunctional protein 2 yields the protein MASSAPVGCMYRVTPIYEEITSVELPSCMYRVASVYGETSNIPNGVMPIVNAGDMVAELERRQQQLLERLNHLKELVDNVKATSTPQQPSPGQAVRVATVPTRAPMRVGKRTGSLVDIVVSASPDHPPWSLWPLRRLLSQHMRVLFACHTHSSVGALPANLNFLAAGPDTGPSAESRMSHDLALTLVWKQVDENCEVMVSPVIQAAIVGEVNLIRYLGRLLSPSYESGDAVTATEVDYWLSLAHHGVIHGKNKEQQAVLKSLNAQLGRTPYVLGSVPGLADIALWSALLQSNLACGAPNNVKKWLKTLNANPIFALPKGCCVLSDL from the exons ATGGCCTCCTCCGCGCCGGTCGGCTGCATGTATCGAGTGACGCCGATCTACGAAGAAATCACCTCCGTCGAGCTCCCGAGTTGCATGTACAGGGTGGCGAGCGTCTACGGTGAGACGTCCAACATCCCGAACGGCGTG ATGCCTATCGTCAACGCGGGTGATATGGTAGCCGAGTTGGAACGCCGGCAACAACAGCTACTAGAGAGATTGAACCACCTGAAGGAGCTTGTGGACAACGTTAAGGCCACGTCGACTCCTCAACAGCCTAGCCCTGGTCAAGCAGTTAGAGTG GCAACGGTCCCGACTAGAGCACCGATGCGGGTCGGCAAGAGGACCGGCTCCCTCGTGGACATCGTCGTAAGCGCATCGCCCGATCACCCTCCGTGGAGCCTCTGGCCCCTGCGTCGCCTGTTGTCGCAGCACATGCGGGTGCTGTTTGCGTGCCACACGCATTCGTCCGTGGGCGCCTTGCCCGCAAACCTGAACTTCCTGGCGGCCGGGCCCGACACGGGTCCCTCCGCTGAATCGCGCATGTCTCACGACCTCGCTCTCACTCTGGTCTGGAAGCAAG tgGACGAGAACTGCGAGGTCATGGTGAGCCCCGTGATCCAGGCGGCCATCGTGGGAGAGGTGAACCTCATCAG GTACCTCGGGCGGCTACTGAGCCCCTCCTACGAATCGGGAGACGCCGTGACCGCGACGGAGGTGGACTACTGGCTTTCGTTGGCTCACCACGGTGTCATCCACGGCAAGAACAAGGAGCAGCAGGCCGTTCTCAAGTCCCTCAACGCGCAGCTCGGCAGGACGCCCTACGTCCTGGGTTCGGTGCCGGGCCTCGCCGACATTGCCCTGTGGAGCGCGCTGCTGCAATCCAATCTCGCGTGCGGTGCCCCTAACAATGTGAAGAAGTGGTTGAAGACTCTTAACGCAAACCCCATCTTCGCACTACCCAAGGGGTGTTGCGTCCTAAGCGATCTATGA